A stretch of Argonema galeatum A003/A1 DNA encodes these proteins:
- a CDS encoding NUDIX hydrolase, whose product MSSKLVHVAIAILYRDNQFLLQLRDNIPTIVYPGHWAFFGGHIEPGETPEDAVKRELIEEIGYSPPTVSFFGDYPDPNVLRHVFHAPLTVELEDLVLGEGWDMGLLTPDEIRLGKRYSEKAEQVRPLGSPHQRILLDFIEKGKVMV is encoded by the coding sequence ATGAGTAGCAAATTAGTCCATGTAGCGATCGCAATTCTATATCGCGACAACCAGTTTCTCCTACAACTGCGAGACAACATCCCCACTATAGTATATCCCGGTCACTGGGCGTTTTTCGGGGGACACATCGAGCCTGGTGAAACCCCAGAAGACGCCGTTAAGCGGGAACTCATAGAGGAAATTGGCTACTCACCGCCTACAGTATCGTTTTTTGGCGATTATCCCGATCCCAACGTTTTGCGCCACGTTTTTCACGCGCCGCTTACGGTGGAACTCGAAGATTTGGTATTAGGAGAAGGTTGGGATATGGGATTATTAACACCCGATGAAATTCGACTGGGTAAGCGTTATTCTGAAAAAGCAGAACAGGTGCGACCTTTGGGATCTCCACATCAAAGAATTTTGTTAGATTTTATAGAGAAAGGTAAGGTGATGGTTTGA
- a CDS encoding aminotransferase class IV translates to MIFEAAPIAWHNGKLVEREQAAPSIASHSLHLGVGVFDGLMAYWNSDRYYIHRLDAHLDRLRNGSTQMGLVFSWSNEDLKAGILSLLDEIPANNYYIRPIVYRSVPQLNFSDTMPVDVTILAVTIARDVDKSLTCHISPFERVSGCAIPVSWKICGTYVNSYLGRRAAEVAGFNDAIMLDREGRITEAAVANIFFLQKETVITPALTPNIFPGITRSTLLDVANSLGIEVIERDVFPSELENFDGAFLAATMMELKPLATIHPYRYDSSNHPLFRRFLKEFREITHQ, encoded by the coding sequence ATGATATTTGAAGCAGCGCCGATTGCTTGGCATAACGGAAAACTCGTTGAACGCGAACAAGCTGCACCCTCGATTGCTAGCCATTCTCTTCACTTAGGTGTTGGAGTTTTTGATGGCTTAATGGCTTACTGGAATAGCGATCGCTATTATATTCATCGCTTAGACGCACATCTAGACCGCCTTCGCAATGGTTCCACGCAGATGGGGCTGGTATTTTCGTGGTCGAACGAAGACCTTAAAGCAGGTATTTTATCACTTTTAGATGAAATACCTGCAAATAATTATTATATTAGACCGATAGTTTACCGTTCAGTACCACAGCTGAACTTTAGCGACACAATGCCTGTGGATGTAACAATTTTGGCAGTTACTATTGCACGCGATGTAGACAAATCTCTTACTTGCCACATCTCCCCATTTGAGCGTGTTTCCGGTTGCGCCATTCCAGTTTCATGGAAAATATGTGGAACTTATGTAAACAGTTACTTAGGTCGTCGCGCTGCGGAGGTAGCTGGGTTCAATGATGCTATCATGCTCGATCGGGAAGGTCGAATTACCGAAGCTGCTGTAGCCAATATTTTTTTCTTGCAAAAAGAGACAGTTATTACACCTGCGCTTACTCCAAATATTTTCCCCGGTATCACTCGATCCACACTGCTTGATGTTGCAAATTCTTTGGGAATAGAAGTGATTGAAAGGGATGTTTTCCCTTCTGAATTAGAGAACTTCGACGGGGCTTTTTTAGCTGCCACTATGATGGAACTGAAGCCGTTAGCAACTATTCATCCCTATCGGTATGATTCGTCTAACCATCCGCTATTTCGTCGCTTTTTGAAGGAGTTTCGCGAGATTACCCACCAATAA
- the folD gene encoding bifunctional methylenetetrahydrofolate dehydrogenase/methenyltetrahydrofolate cyclohydrolase FolD, which yields MDAKIAQLLDGKTLAEKIHSELQQRIQELHPKIGRSPGLAVLMVGDNPASAAYVRNKERACQKVGIASFGQHFASETTQAELEQVIQSLNQDDRVDGILVQLPLPDHLNAIALLHQIDPNKDADGLHSVNLGRLVRGELGLRSCTPAGVMRLLEEYEINLKGKQAVVVGRSILVGKPMALMLLEADATVTIAHSRSHDLAAITRNADILIAAVGRPNLITGDMVKPGAIVVDVGMNRITDDAGNSRLVGDVNFDEVKSVAEFLTPVPGGVGPMTVAILLQNTVWSYSQKS from the coding sequence ATGGACGCTAAAATTGCCCAATTATTAGATGGTAAAACCCTAGCTGAAAAAATTCATTCTGAACTACAACAGCGCATTCAGGAATTGCACCCGAAAATAGGCCGATCGCCCGGTCTAGCCGTGCTAATGGTTGGCGATAACCCAGCCAGCGCCGCATACGTGCGGAATAAAGAGCGAGCTTGCCAAAAAGTCGGCATAGCCTCCTTTGGGCAGCATTTCGCATCAGAAACTACGCAGGCAGAACTGGAGCAAGTCATTCAGTCGCTGAATCAAGACGATCGCGTTGATGGCATTTTAGTACAACTGCCGCTACCTGACCACCTCAATGCCATAGCGCTACTCCACCAAATCGATCCAAACAAAGACGCCGACGGACTCCACTCAGTTAACCTGGGGCGCTTGGTGCGCGGGGAACTGGGATTGCGGAGTTGTACTCCAGCTGGGGTGATGCGCCTCTTAGAGGAATATGAAATTAACCTCAAAGGCAAACAAGCCGTTGTGGTGGGACGCAGCATTTTGGTGGGCAAGCCGATGGCCTTGATGCTGCTGGAAGCTGATGCTACAGTGACGATCGCGCATTCTCGCAGTCACGACTTAGCCGCCATTACCCGCAATGCCGATATTCTGATTGCAGCTGTGGGTCGGCCAAATCTCATTACAGGTGATATGGTCAAGCCAGGAGCGATCGTTGTCGATGTCGGCATGAATCGTATTACCGATGATGCCGGAAATTCTCGCCTCGTGGGAGATGTCAACTTCGATGAAGTGAAGAGTGTAGCCGAATTTCTCACCCCTGTGCCGGGGGGCGTTGGCCCCATGACTGTTGCCATCCTATTGCAAAATACCGTCTGGAGTTACAGCCAGAAAAGTTAA
- the crtE gene encoding geranylgeranyl diphosphate synthase CrtE, giving the protein MVATDDKHSPQGESPTFDLSAYLAQRQVLVEAALERAVPITYPEKIYEAMRYSLMAGGKRLRPILCLATCELAGGTLDMAMPTACALEMIHTMSLIHDDLPAMDNDDYRRGKLTNHKVYGEDIAILAGDGLLAYAFEVVAETKIVPPERLLQVIARLGRAVSAAGLVGGQVVDLESEGKPDITLETLNFIHTHKTGALLEACVVCGGIIAGVSAMDLQRLSRYAENIGLAFQIVDDILDITRPSEELGKTAGKDLQAKKATYPSLWGLEESKQKAQQLVDAAKAQMAPFGEKARPLQAIADFITTRTH; this is encoded by the coding sequence ATGGTAGCTACGGATGACAAGCATTCGCCACAGGGGGAATCCCCTACCTTTGATCTATCGGCTTACTTAGCCCAGCGACAGGTTTTGGTGGAAGCAGCTCTGGAGCGTGCCGTCCCCATCACCTATCCTGAAAAAATATATGAGGCCATGCGCTATTCCTTAATGGCCGGGGGTAAGCGCCTGCGTCCCATCCTTTGCCTAGCCACTTGCGAACTAGCTGGAGGTACGCTGGATATGGCTATGCCAACAGCCTGTGCCTTAGAGATGATCCATACCATGTCGTTGATCCACGATGATTTACCGGCAATGGACAACGACGATTATCGGCGAGGCAAACTGACCAATCATAAGGTCTATGGCGAGGATATTGCGATTTTGGCTGGGGATGGTTTGTTAGCTTATGCCTTTGAGGTTGTGGCTGAAACTAAAATCGTTCCACCGGAACGGCTATTACAGGTGATTGCCCGATTAGGGCGTGCTGTGAGTGCAGCCGGGTTAGTTGGTGGCCAAGTGGTTGACCTGGAATCTGAGGGAAAGCCAGATATTACGCTGGAAACTCTTAACTTTATTCACACTCACAAAACCGGCGCTTTGTTGGAAGCTTGTGTGGTTTGCGGTGGGATTATAGCCGGGGTATCCGCAATGGATTTGCAACGCCTATCCCGTTATGCTGAGAATATCGGGCTGGCGTTTCAGATTGTGGATGACATTCTCGATATCACCAGACCTAGCGAGGAGTTGGGCAAAACGGCTGGCAAAGACCTCCAAGCTAAAAAGGCAACTTATCCCAGCCTTTGGGGGTTGGAGGAATCTAAGCAAAAAGCCCAGCAACTGGTTGACGCTGCTAAGGCCCAAATGGCACCGTTTGGAGAGAAGGCTCGACCGCTACAGGCGATCGCAGATTTTATCACCACTCGCACTCACTAA
- a CDS encoding divergent PAP2 family protein, with product MQDFGHILDNRVLLVALLACLIAQILKLVIHFIQHGKVTVRVLVETGGMPSAHSALVASLAAGVGQTVGWASPEFALATIFAIIVMYDAAGVRQAAGKQARILNQIIDELFREHPTFNEDRLKELLGHTPFQVIVGSALGITISCLAGPAY from the coding sequence ATGCAGGACTTTGGCCACATCCTAGACAACCGGGTGTTGCTGGTTGCTCTTTTAGCTTGTCTAATCGCTCAAATCTTGAAGCTCGTTATCCACTTTATCCAGCACGGTAAGGTGACTGTAAGAGTTTTGGTGGAAACTGGCGGTATGCCTAGCGCCCATTCCGCCTTAGTGGCTTCCTTGGCGGCTGGTGTGGGTCAGACGGTCGGATGGGCTAGTCCCGAATTCGCACTGGCAACCATTTTTGCCATCATCGTCATGTACGACGCTGCTGGGGTGCGTCAGGCTGCCGGTAAGCAAGCTCGCATCCTCAATCAAATTATTGATGAGTTATTTCGAGAACATCCTACGTTTAACGAAGACCGTCTGAAGGAATTGCTCGGACACACGCCTTTTCAAGTGATTGTAGGCTCGGCGCTAGGCATAACTATTTCCTGCTTGGCTGGGCCAGCTTATTAA
- a CDS encoding MgPME-cyclase complex family protein, with amino-acid sequence MTTYYYVLASQRFLLEEEPFEEVLKERTRNYQEQEKQIDFWLVLQPAFLEVPEMAAVKAKCPQPSVAVISTNPQFITWLKLRLEYVVTGEFQAPSEKIPDPLASLAPVS; translated from the coding sequence ATGACAACTTACTACTACGTTTTAGCGAGTCAGCGCTTTTTGCTAGAAGAAGAACCTTTTGAGGAAGTGCTGAAGGAACGAACCAGAAACTATCAAGAGCAAGAAAAACAAATTGATTTTTGGCTTGTCTTGCAGCCCGCTTTCCTGGAAGTACCGGAAATGGCCGCTGTTAAGGCAAAATGCCCCCAGCCAAGTGTGGCGGTAATTTCCACCAATCCTCAATTTATTACTTGGCTCAAACTGCGATTGGAGTACGTAGTCACCGGAGAATTCCAGGCACCCTCAGAGAAGATCCCCGATCCCCTCGCTTCCTTAGCGCCAGTCTCCTAA
- a CDS encoding pyridoxine 5'-phosphate synthase, whose product MPTLGVNIDHIATIRQARRTIEPDPVAAAVLAELAGADGITVHLREDRRHIQDRDVLILRQTVRTHLNLEMAATDEMVALALDIKPDYITLVPERREEVTTEGGLDVAGQIQRMSDIVTKLQDAGIPVSLFIDAEPAQIYAAVKVKAKFIELHTGKYAEAHDEANREKELEVLAKGCEYALASGLRVNAGHGLTYWNVYPVACLKGMEELNIGHTIISRAVLVGLERAVREMKQAMRGEF is encoded by the coding sequence TTGCCTACACTCGGCGTTAACATTGACCACATTGCCACGATCCGCCAAGCGCGGCGCACGATCGAACCTGACCCCGTTGCAGCGGCGGTATTGGCAGAACTCGCAGGTGCTGATGGCATTACCGTCCATCTGCGGGAGGATAGAAGGCATATCCAAGACCGCGACGTACTCATATTGCGGCAGACGGTACGCACTCATCTAAACTTGGAGATGGCGGCTACCGACGAAATGGTGGCTCTAGCACTTGACATCAAACCCGACTATATCACCCTCGTACCCGAACGCCGCGAAGAAGTCACCACCGAAGGCGGACTCGATGTGGCAGGACAAATCCAGCGCATGAGTGATATTGTGACTAAATTACAAGATGCCGGAATTCCCGTGAGCTTGTTTATCGATGCGGAACCAGCACAAATTTATGCTGCTGTCAAGGTAAAAGCCAAATTTATTGAACTGCATACGGGCAAATATGCCGAGGCCCATGATGAAGCGAATCGGGAGAAGGAATTAGAGGTGTTAGCCAAAGGGTGCGAATATGCTCTAGCATCTGGTTTGCGAGTAAACGCCGGACACGGACTCACCTATTGGAACGTTTACCCAGTTGCTTGCCTAAAAGGTATGGAAGAACTCAACATTGGTCATACAATTATTAGTCGAGCCGTTTTAGTCGGACTAGAGCGAGCCGTCCGCGAGATGAAACAGGCTATGCGGGGAGAGTTTTGA
- a CDS encoding DUF4276 family protein → MQDGSIQLLVETEKDIQLVTWILEAAGYPVEKIKLNAIRGHKNLKEFLKGLPSDIAESCAVLVDSDAGSVPDAVSSARRKLSNPPVKVFCAMKEIEAWLFADDIAALENTKTQWGREVIPTLLLPEDIPTPKIHAELAFGKNLNSWDFVKNINIDRASARSPSLREFLTGIKNMLAAQPTPALQSVSRNISRDVFSGLIREVLPANTVIWRTANGESFTADELRKQIEEGTDIGQQYASDVLRVARDFLKRMANRRES, encoded by the coding sequence ATGCAAGATGGCTCAATCCAACTTCTTGTCGAAACGGAAAAAGATATCCAGCTTGTGACTTGGATTTTAGAAGCTGCTGGATATCCTGTAGAAAAAATCAAACTTAATGCGATTAGAGGCCATAAAAACCTTAAAGAGTTTTTAAAAGGTCTACCTTCTGATATTGCAGAAAGTTGTGCAGTTCTAGTTGATTCAGACGCAGGAAGTGTCCCCGATGCTGTATCTAGTGCTAGAAGAAAGTTAAGTAATCCACCTGTAAAAGTTTTCTGTGCGATGAAAGAAATAGAGGCTTGGCTTTTTGCAGATGATATCGCAGCACTAGAGAATACAAAAACTCAATGGGGACGGGAAGTGATACCTACGCTTCTATTACCAGAAGATATCCCTACTCCCAAAATCCATGCGGAATTGGCTTTTGGAAAAAATTTGAATTCCTGGGATTTTGTTAAGAATATCAATATTGATAGAGCTTCGGCAAGATCGCCGTCCTTGCGTGAATTTTTGACAGGTATCAAAAATATGTTGGCAGCACAACCAACACCTGCTTTACAAAGCGTTTCTCGTAACATCAGTCGGGATGTTTTCTCTGGACTTATCCGGGAAGTTCTACCTGCAAACACAGTAATTTGGCGAACTGCAAATGGAGAATCATTTACAGCAGATGAACTTCGGAAGCAGATTGAGGAAGGTACAGATATTGGTCAACAATATGCCTCAGATGTACTTCGAGTAGCGAGGGATTTTCTTAAGAGAATGGCTAATAGGAGAGAATCTTAA
- the lysS gene encoding lysine--tRNA ligase: protein MTQSEAEVRSQKVEQLRLAGIEPYPSESYQRSHTTQQVRELFSQPGKELNNGETDPEALDLRVCGRITSKRDSGSIIFIDMKDATDRIQLKIEKKLVKGEPGLAFKQIEKLLDVGDFIGAEGIGCRTNRGELSIQVRELKLLSKATIPFPDAYYGVNAPETCRRHREMDLAGNPESFNRFVLRSRIVQSIRSYLGDAGFYEIETPVLQAIYGGAAARPFITHHNALDVDLYLRIATELFLKRAVCGGFERVFELGRVFRNEGVDSTHNPEFTSLEVYQAYADYFDILEVVEDVICFAAAAVFGDKKEIEYQEQLISLERQYDYSEKHPGFGGKHWQVKTMVEAVKDETKLDFDVLELSEAIAAAEELGLHLSSLEKQSFGYVLYAVFDRLVVSNLIQPTFIIDFPVEVSPLAKGHRSKPGFVERFELFIAGTEYSNGFSELNDPKEQRKRFEEQLAQKNAGDEEAHPMDEDFIEALSLGMPNCAGMGIGVDRLVMLLTNTQSIRDVVMFPTMRPIKDGSNP, encoded by the coding sequence ATGACTCAAAGTGAAGCAGAAGTACGTTCTCAGAAAGTAGAACAATTGCGATTGGCAGGTATAGAACCTTATCCCAGCGAATCATATCAGCGATCGCACACCACACAGCAAGTTAGAGAATTATTTAGTCAGCCAGGAAAAGAACTCAACAACGGAGAAACCGATCCTGAAGCACTCGACCTCCGGGTTTGCGGTCGCATTACCTCCAAGCGCGATAGTGGTAGCATTATCTTTATTGATATGAAAGATGCCACTGACAGAATTCAACTCAAAATCGAGAAGAAATTAGTCAAAGGCGAACCTGGTCTTGCTTTCAAACAAATTGAAAAACTACTCGATGTAGGAGATTTTATTGGCGCTGAAGGAATTGGCTGTCGGACAAATCGCGGCGAATTATCTATCCAAGTACGCGAATTGAAACTGTTATCAAAAGCAACAATTCCTTTCCCTGATGCTTATTACGGAGTCAACGCGCCAGAAACTTGTCGCCGACATCGGGAAATGGATCTGGCTGGAAACCCAGAATCTTTCAATCGCTTTGTACTCCGCAGTCGCATCGTTCAAAGTATTCGCTCATACCTCGGCGATGCCGGTTTTTATGAAATAGAAACTCCAGTTTTGCAAGCCATTTATGGAGGTGCTGCTGCTAGACCCTTCATCACCCACCATAATGCTTTAGACGTAGATTTGTACTTGCGAATTGCTACGGAACTGTTTCTAAAACGTGCAGTTTGCGGTGGATTTGAGCGGGTTTTTGAACTAGGTCGCGTATTTAGGAATGAGGGAGTTGACAGTACCCACAATCCCGAATTCACATCGTTAGAAGTTTACCAAGCTTATGCAGATTACTTCGATATTTTGGAAGTTGTAGAAGATGTGATATGCTTTGCGGCGGCTGCTGTTTTTGGGGATAAAAAAGAAATTGAATACCAAGAACAGTTAATTAGTCTAGAACGACAATACGATTACAGCGAAAAACATCCTGGTTTTGGCGGCAAACATTGGCAAGTCAAGACGATGGTGGAAGCTGTAAAAGATGAAACAAAGTTAGATTTTGATGTGTTAGAGTTATCGGAGGCGATCGCAGCTGCCGAAGAACTAGGATTGCACCTTTCTAGCTTAGAAAAACAAAGTTTTGGTTATGTACTTTACGCTGTGTTTGATCGGCTAGTTGTCTCAAACCTGATTCAACCAACTTTCATCATTGACTTCCCCGTTGAAGTGAGTCCGCTAGCCAAAGGACATCGCAGTAAACCAGGTTTTGTAGAACGATTTGAGCTATTTATCGCTGGCACGGAATACTCTAACGGCTTCTCGGAATTGAACGATCCGAAAGAGCAAAGAAAGCGTTTTGAAGAACAATTGGCTCAGAAAAACGCAGGCGATGAAGAAGCACATCCAATGGATGAAGATTTTATTGAAGCTTTGTCTTTGGGAATGCCAAATTGTGCCGGAATGGGAATAGGTGTAGACCGACTTGTGATGCTGCTGACTAATACTCAAAGTATTCGAGATGTGGTGATGTTCCCAACGATGCGCCCCATAAAAGATGGTTCAAATCCGTAA